From one Nitrospira sp. genomic stretch:
- a CDS encoding carbonic anhydrase family protein — protein sequence MESFSSLSPAITAQLLNRTVMRTVIHSLMITLVLSVPAWLHAGESGHSTWGYDGDRGPLHWGKLGPDTSLCEKGMNQSPIDLLRTRKTTLDDLQFSYRDAPFHVVNNGHTLQEVEPLSEMAKSRYPKHGQTVLHYEKDSTIIFDDDLYLLEQFHFHTPSEHTIDHKHYPMELHLVHHNERHETAVVAVFMEEGKHNPFFETFLEHAPSKVGEVNDDHNHAVNPMNLLPERKSYYLYSGSFTTPPCTEGVVWMVMHDPIEVSAEQIQKFRTLVGHDNVRPIQPLHKRFVLESNFEKATTMNVPKK from the coding sequence ATGGAGTCATTTTCATCGCTGAGTCCAGCAATCACAGCCCAGTTGCTCAACAGGACTGTCATGAGAACTGTGATTCACAGTTTAATGATAACGCTTGTGTTGTCGGTGCCCGCGTGGCTACATGCAGGAGAGTCTGGACATAGTACATGGGGTTATGACGGAGATCGCGGACCCCTTCATTGGGGCAAGCTTGGGCCGGATACTTCCCTCTGTGAAAAGGGCATGAACCAATCACCGATTGATCTCTTACGTACCCGCAAGACGACACTCGACGACCTCCAGTTTTCTTATCGAGACGCCCCTTTCCATGTGGTCAACAACGGGCATACGTTGCAGGAAGTCGAACCGCTTTCGGAAATGGCCAAGTCTCGTTACCCAAAGCACGGCCAGACGGTCCTGCATTATGAGAAGGACAGCACAATCATCTTTGATGATGACCTCTACTTGCTTGAGCAATTTCATTTCCATACTCCGAGCGAGCACACCATCGATCACAAGCACTATCCGATGGAACTACATCTCGTGCATCACAATGAGCGGCATGAGACAGCCGTGGTCGCTGTCTTTATGGAGGAGGGTAAACACAATCCATTTTTCGAGACCTTCCTGGAGCATGCCCCTTCTAAAGTCGGAGAAGTCAATGATGATCATAACCATGCTGTGAATCCGATGAATCTCCTTCCTGAGCGAAAGTCCTACTATCTCTACTCCGGGTCCTTCACTACCCCACCCTGTACGGAAGGCGTCGTCTGGATGGTCATGCACGATCCCATTGAAGTCTCCGCCGAACAGATCCAGAAGTTCCGCACTCTGGTCGGGCACGATAATGTGCGGCCGATCCAACCGTTGCATAAGCGCTTCGTGCTGGAGTCAAATTTCGAAAAGGCAACGACCATGAACGTGCCGAAGAAGTGA
- a CDS encoding DUF2490 domain-containing protein, with the protein MQGAAANHQPGRWGLLVGVLVIAWNLTGGGLGQVQAYTQLGPNTREDFRLWAPVYLTINLPNRFLAYMEVNTRIGDDVTNIDQLLLRPAVGYKLTDNLSIWQGYAWVGNFNQSHTFPQSPFFEENRIYQQVNYTTQLGDFKFLSRTRLEERWIEHADGTAVRFRQMFRFTYPLPMAPDIGLVVYDEIFANANTVGSIKGKGPQAGFDQNRFFLGINKTFNQYLNVDLGYQNQLLNQRSLPGNANLVNHILLVQFFITL; encoded by the coding sequence ATGCAGGGTGCAGCCGCAAATCATCAACCGGGTCGATGGGGACTGCTGGTTGGAGTCCTGGTCATCGCCTGGAACTTAACTGGAGGTGGATTAGGCCAGGTACAGGCCTATACTCAGCTTGGCCCCAACACGAGGGAAGACTTCCGGCTTTGGGCTCCCGTCTATCTGACCATCAATCTCCCAAATCGATTTCTTGCGTACATGGAGGTCAATACACGCATTGGTGACGATGTGACCAATATCGACCAGCTGCTGCTGCGTCCTGCTGTCGGCTATAAGCTGACGGACAATCTCTCTATCTGGCAAGGGTATGCCTGGGTCGGTAATTTTAATCAGAGCCATACATTCCCTCAGTCGCCCTTCTTCGAGGAAAACCGGATCTATCAGCAGGTCAATTATACGACCCAATTGGGGGACTTCAAGTTTCTCAGTCGCACTCGTCTAGAAGAACGTTGGATTGAACATGCAGATGGTACTGCCGTACGGTTTCGTCAGATGTTTCGATTCACCTATCCCTTACCTATGGCCCCCGACATTGGGCTTGTCGTTTATGACGAGATTTTTGCCAATGCGAATACGGTTGGCTCGATCAAGGGCAAGGGGCCCCAAGCCGGATTCGATCAAAACCGATTCTTCCTCGGTATCAATAAAACATTCAACCAATACCTCAATGTGGATCTCGGTTATCAAAATCAGTTACTCAACCAACGCTCGCTCCCTGGTAATGCAAATCTGGTAAATCATATCCTTCTGGTACAGTTTTTCATTACTCTGTAG
- a CDS encoding SulP family inorganic anion transporter, whose protein sequence is MDGTSRSFSAEQDTTYQESLPRISVAESAAFQAQYVGRDIAAGLITGVMAIPLSVGIAMMSDYPIKVGLATVAFACLIGWINAWIKPGNFIGCPGIAAGLAPVLAMGVASFGMENMAFVIFLTAVMQAIIWKFNWQRYILLAVPAYLVEGLLAGIGLKIALKFSAFTYELPSELVTADTFLNGARIQMILISLAGLGLFVYLFTKFKYIQPAIPYFVIIGAGALLAQFIHVPMLHVEDVPLSVAVPIPHFDSVVTWIYVVGFAGMLAIIDVIEQVMSNAAIQKIDPLKRACNSNNSLLAIWIANTGASFFGGMTNLDGLAKSTTNRLAGAYTKFSVLIVGLVVTFFVINPQYLEFLPKFAVAIVMMFTGWKMIAGLMHVTHHGPYAMVLAILTGILVYKIGIFEGLLVAMAIHGIVHYLVYTQVDKQPAKLVVNNYLSNLKKIQAES, encoded by the coding sequence ATGGATGGCACCTCACGTTCTTTTTCTGCAGAGCAAGATACGACTTATCAGGAGTCACTACCCAGGATATCAGTGGCCGAGTCAGCAGCATTTCAAGCTCAATATGTAGGGCGGGACATTGCGGCAGGTTTGATTACTGGAGTCATGGCTATTCCTCTCTCGGTAGGGATCGCCATGATGTCCGATTATCCCATTAAGGTGGGTCTCGCCACGGTGGCGTTTGCCTGCTTGATCGGCTGGATCAATGCCTGGATCAAGCCGGGCAACTTTATCGGATGCCCAGGAATCGCAGCTGGGTTGGCCCCGGTCTTGGCGATGGGGGTTGCGAGTTTTGGAATGGAGAATATGGCCTTTGTGATCTTCCTGACGGCCGTCATGCAAGCGATCATCTGGAAATTCAACTGGCAGCGATACATCTTGCTGGCCGTTCCGGCCTACCTTGTTGAAGGGTTACTCGCAGGGATCGGTCTAAAGATCGCGCTCAAGTTCTCAGCCTTCACTTACGAGCTTCCGAGTGAACTGGTCACGGCCGATACATTCTTGAATGGGGCGCGCATTCAAATGATTCTTATCTCCCTTGCCGGACTCGGGCTTTTTGTCTATTTATTTACTAAATTCAAATACATCCAACCGGCAATCCCCTATTTTGTCATCATTGGGGCGGGCGCCCTGTTGGCACAGTTCATTCATGTTCCCATGCTGCATGTCGAAGATGTGCCACTATCCGTGGCAGTTCCCATTCCTCATTTTGACAGTGTCGTGACGTGGATATATGTTGTTGGGTTTGCCGGAATGTTGGCGATCATCGATGTGATCGAGCAAGTTATGAGCAATGCTGCCATCCAGAAAATCGACCCGCTCAAGCGGGCGTGCAACAGTAATAACAGCTTACTTGCGATCTGGATTGCGAACACTGGAGCCAGTTTTTTCGGTGGGATGACAAACTTGGATGGGTTGGCCAAGAGCACGACCAATCGGTTGGCCGGTGCCTACACGAAGTTTTCAGTCTTGATCGTCGGACTCGTGGTGACCTTCTTTGTCATCAATCCACAATATCTGGAATTTTTACCAAAGTTTGCCGTGGCCATCGTTATGATGTTCACCGGTTGGAAGATGATTGCCGGACTGATGCATGTGACTCACCACGGGCCCTATGCCATGGTTTTAGCCATCCTCACCGGGATACTCGTATATAAAATCGGAATCTTTGAGGGCTTGCTGGTTGCCATGGCCATACATGGAATCGTCCACTACCTGGTCTATACACAGGTCGACAAGCAGCCGGCCAAACTTGTGGTGAACAACTATCTTTCGAATCTGAAGAAGATTCAAGCAGAATCCTGA
- a CDS encoding prohibitin family protein, with translation MHPLTKVMLLVALLLFLQACGTTVHPGERGVRGNLFTDGVTTEPLKSGFYWRAPWSRIDVYNVQWRRYTETVEALSSDGLPVTIKTVILTRPTPDEVSILAKNVGSDFYPRAVKPTLLSTVRSAVSSYPMITVMEHSPEIASQVEAVVAEKLRGRHLQVASVTIVELALIKSEPDVVEGARAKELSEFKFIAVGKNARSLPVLP, from the coding sequence ATGCATCCTCTGACAAAGGTCATGCTTCTTGTCGCACTCCTGCTGTTTCTCCAGGCCTGCGGGACCACAGTCCATCCAGGTGAGCGGGGGGTACGTGGGAATCTCTTCACTGATGGTGTGACCACGGAACCACTCAAAAGCGGATTCTATTGGCGGGCGCCATGGAGTCGTATTGATGTCTATAATGTGCAATGGCGCCGCTATACCGAAACGGTCGAGGCCCTAAGCTCTGACGGCCTGCCGGTTACCATCAAGACTGTCATTCTCACAAGACCGACTCCCGACGAAGTCTCTATCCTGGCCAAGAACGTCGGATCGGATTTCTACCCTCGCGCCGTCAAGCCAACCTTGCTGAGCACCGTCCGGAGCGCTGTCTCCAGCTATCCCATGATCACTGTGATGGAGCACAGTCCTGAAATCGCAAGCCAGGTGGAAGCGGTTGTAGCGGAAAAACTCAGAGGACGTCATCTTCAAGTGGCAAGCGTGACCATAGTCGAGCTCGCCCTGATCAAATCCGAGCCGGACGTCGTCGAGGGTGCGCGGGCCAAGGAACTGAGCGAGTTCAAGTTTATCGCCGTCGGCAAGAATGCGAGATCACTCCCCGTCCTGCCATAG
- the arfB gene encoding aminoacyl-tRNA hydrolase: protein MLRISSSVFIPDHEIDLHAVRSQGAGGQNVNKVSTAIHLRFDIRASSLPSFYKEALLGLHDHRISADGVITIKAQQHRTQERNREDALDRLQALIHRVAIPRKKRRPTTPSKGSQDRRIASKKRQGRLKALRKSVD from the coding sequence ATGCTGCGCATTTCATCGTCTGTTTTTATCCCCGATCACGAGATTGACCTTCACGCCGTCCGTTCGCAGGGGGCAGGTGGCCAGAACGTCAATAAAGTCTCAACCGCTATCCATCTGCGGTTTGACATTCGCGCATCATCATTACCTTCGTTCTACAAAGAGGCTCTATTAGGCCTGCATGATCACCGGATCTCAGCCGATGGCGTGATCACGATTAAAGCCCAGCAACATAGGACCCAGGAACGAAATCGAGAGGATGCCCTCGACCGTTTACAAGCACTCATTCACCGTGTGGCTATTCCGCGCAAGAAGCGCAGGCCAACCACCCCATCCAAAGGGTCTCAGGATCGACGAATTGCGTCAAAGAAGCGGCAGGGGCGACTCAAAGCGCTGAGGAAATCGGTAGATTGA
- a CDS encoding DUF4118 domain-containing protein, which produces MTFHVTVRTDQGEPGVGISTGQCAAQHGTLVETSAQSSEPLTGSTPYKKTVLPLSIGKQYGIALGSTFLAFLVRIIADSYLGDTLPFVTFLLAIAVTTWYGGIGASLTALVLGALVWNWFFVNPRYAFSLGSHGDQADMTVYLTIGVAMIGYAQTWRWAWKQSEEMAEALQRERVRGTHPSPPPSRIGRSTDKSVSMA; this is translated from the coding sequence ATGACCTTCCATGTCACCGTCAGAACGGACCAGGGAGAGCCAGGGGTAGGGATCAGCACCGGTCAGTGTGCTGCTCAGCATGGGACCTTGGTCGAGACCAGCGCTCAGAGCTCTGAGCCGCTGACCGGTTCGACGCCATACAAGAAAACCGTCTTGCCGCTCTCGATTGGGAAGCAGTATGGGATCGCACTGGGCAGCACGTTTCTCGCCTTCCTCGTACGTATCATTGCAGATTCCTATCTTGGCGATACGCTGCCGTTCGTGACATTTCTCCTGGCGATAGCCGTCACAACATGGTACGGGGGAATAGGAGCCTCCCTGACGGCGCTGGTCTTAGGTGCACTGGTCTGGAATTGGTTCTTTGTCAATCCCCGTTACGCATTCAGCCTGGGCAGCCATGGGGATCAAGCTGACATGACCGTCTACCTGACCATCGGGGTTGCAATGATCGGTTATGCTCAAACGTGGCGATGGGCTTGGAAACAAAGCGAAGAAATGGCAGAAGCTTTACAGCGTGAAAGAGTGCGGGGGACGCACCCTAGCCCGCCGCCATCACGCATAGGCCGTTCGACGGATAAGTCTGTGTCAATGGCGTGA
- a CDS encoding efflux RND transporter permease subunit has product MNKLVQVALKKPYTFVVLAILIVVFGVMTVIHAPTDVFPNIQMPVSSVVWLYDGLMPQETEGRVTRVFEQMLTQTVEGIKTIVSTSYFGHSIINIFLQDGVDLAGSEADIVGISQTSVKALPPDVAAPMVMRLFPSQVPVAVLQVESEVETPAELYNLCVMRIRPMLVTIPGAILPHPYGGQDMQVMINVDQDKLRARHLTTEDVHQAIEKQNLVLPGGDMKIKETDWLVLTNASPLKIEEFDDIPIKREGNSFIHLRDVATVRLAGRVQTNSVLVDGKQAVIVVVMKSSEASTIDIVDGIRKMIPRIQEVVPADVKVSLLSDSSVFVRDAIADVVHEMVIAAALVGFIVLLMLGSWRPTVIVLTSIPLSILSSIICLHLLEQSINIMTLGGLALAVGILVDNAAVMIENIDTHLAMGKPLEEAIIDAANQIILPTFVATLAITIVWVPLFHLTGIAGWIFPAMAEAVVFAMLASFILTYTLVPTMAKYVLKAHHATGPEGGVFARFQHGFQEAFERFRDRYTALLEQAVAHRVGFVAISMVVSLVSLVLFAFEGQEFFPQIKGGLLQMHMRAPLGLRIEAAGRVASLVSNDIREMLPGNVDAVVSNCGLPVGAHNLAFIPTPTIGTQDCDLTITLRDEKSPVWDIRNRLRKGLSERYPGTEFTFQPADLSDKILNFGSLAPIDLQINGPDLYANYEYAQKLAGKFRQIPGAADVYIYQTMFQPTILVEGDRRFALGLNLSQRDFGFNMLLATAGSQQIDQKYWLDRSTQQSYRLNVYTPQPQLASIGDLQTIPVAPEEREASDGGEAKLHLLGNVTKLSLIGTPGVVTHRNLLPMIDVLISAEGRDLGGVLEDVKHIAESMKADLPRGAEVEVHGQAEVMHDAFVELGGGLIIAIVLVYLLIVVNFQSWLDPFIIVTALVGAFAGIAWSLFVTHTYISVPALTGAIMTMGTATANSILLVAYARERLAVHGDALRAAVEAGKGRIRPVLMTAAAMIFGMLPMAMANSQNAPLGRAVMGGLTVATLFTLFFVPCIYAIIYHRRTVLQKEHA; this is encoded by the coding sequence ATGAATAAACTGGTACAAGTTGCCTTAAAAAAACCCTATACCTTCGTGGTTCTTGCCATCCTTATTGTCGTGTTTGGGGTTATGACCGTGATCCATGCTCCGACGGACGTCTTCCCCAATATCCAGATGCCCGTGAGTTCGGTCGTCTGGCTCTATGATGGGTTGATGCCGCAGGAAACAGAGGGACGGGTCACACGCGTGTTCGAGCAGATGCTGACTCAGACAGTTGAAGGCATCAAAACTATTGTCAGTACCTCCTACTTCGGACACTCCATTATTAACATCTTTCTCCAGGACGGAGTCGACCTTGCCGGGAGCGAGGCCGACATTGTGGGCATCTCACAAACCTCGGTGAAAGCGCTCCCGCCGGATGTCGCTGCGCCCATGGTGATGCGACTGTTCCCCTCACAAGTGCCGGTCGCCGTCTTGCAAGTCGAGTCTGAAGTGGAGACGCCGGCAGAACTCTACAACCTCTGTGTCATGCGCATTCGCCCCATGCTCGTCACAATTCCCGGTGCGATCCTGCCGCATCCGTACGGCGGCCAGGACATGCAGGTCATGATCAATGTTGATCAGGACAAACTGCGGGCTCGGCACCTCACCACGGAGGATGTGCACCAAGCGATCGAGAAGCAGAATCTCGTGCTCCCAGGCGGGGACATGAAGATCAAGGAGACCGATTGGCTGGTGCTGACGAACGCCTCTCCGCTCAAGATCGAAGAGTTCGACGATATCCCGATTAAGCGGGAAGGGAACTCCTTCATCCATCTGCGCGACGTTGCCACGGTCCGTCTGGCTGGGCGGGTCCAAACGAACTCCGTGCTGGTCGACGGAAAGCAGGCGGTCATTGTCGTCGTCATGAAAAGCAGCGAAGCGTCGACGATCGACATCGTCGACGGTATCAGAAAAATGATTCCGCGTATTCAGGAGGTGGTGCCGGCCGATGTGAAAGTAAGTCTCCTCAGCGATTCGTCGGTGTTCGTGAGGGATGCCATTGCCGACGTCGTCCATGAAATGGTTATTGCCGCGGCCCTCGTCGGATTTATTGTGTTACTCATGCTCGGTTCATGGCGTCCCACGGTCATCGTGCTGACCTCGATCCCGCTCTCCATTCTCAGTTCCATTATCTGTCTCCACCTCCTCGAGCAATCGATCAATATCATGACACTCGGTGGGCTCGCGCTGGCTGTCGGCATTCTCGTCGATAATGCGGCCGTCATGATCGAAAATATCGATACGCACCTGGCGATGGGGAAGCCGTTGGAGGAGGCGATTATCGACGCCGCCAATCAGATCATTCTTCCAACGTTTGTAGCCACGCTTGCGATCACTATTGTCTGGGTTCCGCTCTTTCATTTGACCGGTATCGCCGGCTGGATCTTCCCGGCTATGGCCGAAGCCGTTGTCTTCGCGATGCTGGCTTCATTTATCCTGACCTACACGCTTGTCCCAACTATGGCGAAATATGTGTTGAAGGCTCACCATGCAACTGGGCCTGAGGGCGGGGTGTTTGCACGCTTTCAGCATGGATTCCAAGAGGCATTCGAGCGATTCCGTGATCGATATACCGCGCTGCTTGAACAGGCGGTGGCTCATCGAGTGGGCTTCGTTGCGATCTCCATGGTGGTCTCACTGGTATCTCTTGTGTTGTTTGCTTTCGAAGGGCAGGAGTTTTTCCCCCAGATCAAAGGGGGATTGTTGCAGATGCACATGCGGGCGCCGCTCGGCCTACGCATCGAGGCCGCAGGCCGGGTGGCTTCGCTCGTCTCGAACGACATTCGGGAAATGCTGCCGGGTAATGTGGATGCGGTCGTCAGCAATTGCGGCCTCCCCGTTGGGGCCCACAACCTCGCCTTCATTCCCACGCCGACGATCGGTACTCAGGATTGCGATCTCACCATCACGCTGAGGGATGAAAAGTCACCGGTCTGGGATATTCGGAACCGGCTTCGGAAAGGCCTGTCCGAGCGCTACCCTGGAACGGAGTTCACGTTCCAGCCGGCAGACTTGAGCGATAAGATTCTCAACTTTGGTTCCCTCGCGCCGATCGACTTGCAGATCAACGGTCCTGATCTCTATGCCAATTACGAGTACGCCCAAAAATTGGCCGGCAAATTCCGGCAAATTCCCGGAGCTGCCGACGTGTATATCTATCAGACGATGTTTCAGCCCACCATTTTGGTTGAAGGCGATCGAAGATTCGCGCTTGGCCTGAATCTGAGCCAACGAGATTTCGGGTTCAATATGCTCCTGGCGACAGCCGGTAGCCAGCAGATCGATCAGAAATACTGGCTTGATCGCTCGACCCAACAGTCCTATCGGCTCAATGTCTATACCCCTCAGCCACAGCTGGCGAGCATCGGAGATCTCCAGACCATTCCGGTAGCTCCAGAAGAACGGGAGGCGTCAGACGGTGGGGAGGCAAAGCTGCATTTGCTCGGCAATGTCACCAAGCTGTCCTTAATCGGCACGCCCGGAGTCGTGACACATCGGAATCTCCTGCCCATGATTGATGTGTTGATCTCGGCGGAGGGACGAGATCTCGGCGGGGTTCTGGAGGATGTGAAACATATTGCAGAGAGCATGAAGGCCGACCTGCCGCGCGGTGCGGAAGTGGAAGTTCATGGCCAAGCGGAGGTCATGCACGACGCGTTTGTCGAACTGGGCGGCGGTCTCATTATTGCGATTGTGTTGGTGTATCTCTTGATCGTCGTCAATTTCCAATCCTGGCTCGACCCCTTCATTATCGTCACGGCCTTGGTCGGTGCGTTTGCGGGTATCGCATGGTCGCTATTCGTGACTCACACATATATTTCCGTGCCGGCCTTGACCGGGGCGATCATGACGATGGGGACGGCTACTGCGAATTCCATTCTGCTCGTCGCCTACGCACGCGAACGGCTTGCCGTTCACGGTGATGCGTTGCGAGCTGCGGTCGAGGCGGGGAAGGGCCGTATCCGCCCAGTGCTGATGACCGCTGCCGCGATGATTTTCGGCATGCTCCCGATGGCCATGGCCAATTCCCAGAACGCACCGCTGGGTCGAGCCGTCATGGGAGGATTGACAGTCGCGACGCTGTTCACTCTGTTTTTCGTGCCCTGTATCTATGCCATCATTTATCACCGACGAACGGTTCTCCAAAAGGAGCATGCCTGA
- a CDS encoding carbonic anhydrase family protein, with amino-acid sequence MKTHSMNVVALSIISIMLSGPVSASNWDHSTLNQEGSQGNDGTVWATIEGQVSPNSASFKYPYAECAIGSHQSPIAINLTTNPIPLTLNPITHSSDKNPPAEPERRADSLVVRYAPSISSTEGAAIGTDQGNAYVFRNTGHAIQVSFSAGYPGRLVIGKDVYPLVQFHFHTPSEHLVIKGQYPAGRQYEGELHFVHQREDGKLAVLGVFLDGSQGSAAEHSILKKIIENTPREPNTYNTSGSGLPLDPLKLIPTDTEQVFTYAGSLTTPPCSEGVSWYVMSEPLKVAPAQIQTLGKFFTLKNNRIVQNTNARTVEIHKDLHVDYGHSH; translated from the coding sequence ATGAAGACGCACTCGATGAACGTTGTTGCCCTCAGCATCATTTCGATCATGTTATCAGGCCCAGTCAGTGCCAGTAATTGGGACCACTCAACCTTGAATCAGGAGGGCAGTCAGGGGAATGATGGAACAGTCTGGGCCACCATTGAGGGACAAGTGAGCCCCAACTCAGCCTCATTTAAGTATCCCTATGCCGAATGTGCGATTGGGTCCCATCAATCACCAATCGCGATCAACCTGACCACCAACCCGATTCCACTCACCCTTAACCCCATAACTCATAGTTCTGACAAAAATCCGCCAGCCGAACCTGAGCGCCGTGCTGATTCTTTGGTGGTACGATATGCGCCTTCCATCAGTAGTACAGAAGGGGCGGCAATCGGAACGGACCAAGGCAATGCTTATGTTTTTCGCAACACTGGTCATGCGATACAAGTGTCTTTCTCAGCTGGCTACCCTGGACGATTGGTCATCGGAAAAGATGTCTATCCGCTCGTCCAATTCCATTTCCATACACCCAGTGAACACCTCGTCATCAAGGGCCAGTATCCTGCCGGACGCCAGTACGAAGGAGAATTGCATTTTGTGCATCAACGTGAGGATGGCAAGCTTGCCGTGTTGGGCGTGTTCCTGGACGGTTCACAGGGTTCTGCCGCGGAGCACTCTATCCTGAAGAAGATCATCGAGAATACACCTCGGGAGCCCAACACCTATAACACGAGCGGTTCGGGGCTGCCATTAGATCCGTTGAAGTTGATTCCAACGGACACCGAACAGGTCTTTACCTATGCTGGCTCCCTGACAACCCCACCATGCAGTGAAGGGGTGAGCTGGTATGTGATGTCCGAACCACTGAAGGTGGCACCTGCCCAAATTCAGACACTCGGCAAGTTTTTTACCTTGAAGAACAATCGTATCGTTCAAAACACGAATGCGCGCACCGTGGAAATCCACAAGGATCTACATGTCGACTACGGTCATAGTCACTAG